One segment of Peromyscus leucopus breed LL Stock chromosome 5, UCI_PerLeu_2.1, whole genome shotgun sequence DNA contains the following:
- the Prl gene encoding prolactin: MNSQGPVRKAGTLLLLLMSNLLFCQNVHPLPICPNENCQMSLQELFDRVIMLSRYVYKLSTDMFIEIDKQYAHDHEFIAKAINDCPTSSLATPEDKEQAQQVPPEVLLNLILSLVHSWNDPLFQLITEVDGIHEAPDALLSRAKEIEAQNKRLLEGIEKILGQAYPEARGNAIYSVWSQLPSLQGVDEESRDLALYNKIRCLRRDTHKVDNYLKLLRCRIIHNNNC, translated from the exons ATGAACAGCCAGGGTCCAGTCCGGAAAG CAGGGACACTCCTGCTGCTCCTGATGTCTAACCTGCTGTTCTGCCAAAACGTGCACCCTCTGCCAATCTGTCCCAACGAGAATTGCCAGATGTCCCTCCAGGAGCTGTTTGACCGGGTGATCATGCTTTCTCGCTACGTCTATAAGCTGTCTACAGATATGTTCATTGAAATT GATAAACAGTATGCTCATGACCATGAGTTTATTGCCAAGGCCATCAATGACTGCCCTACTTCTTCCCTGGCTACCCCTGAAGACAAGGAACAAGCCCAGCAGGTCCCT CCGGAAGTCCTTCTGAACCTGATACTCAGTTTGGTGCACTCCTGGAATGACCCTCTGTTTCAACTAATAACTGAAGTAGATGGTATTCATGAAGCCCCTGATGCTCTCCTATCAAGAGCCAAAGAGATCGAGGCACAAAATAAGCGTCTTCTAGAGGGAATTGAGAAGATACTTGGCCAG GCCTATCCTGAAGCCAGAGGAAATGCGATCTACTCTGTTTGGTCACAACTTCCATCTCTGCAGGGAGTTGATGAAGAATCCAGAGACTTGGCTCTTTATAACAAGATTCGCTGCCTGCGCAGGGATACCCACAAAGTTGACAATTATCTCAAGCTCCTGAGATGCAGAATTATCCATAACAACAACTGCTAA